One Dromiciops gliroides isolate mDroGli1 chromosome 3, mDroGli1.pri, whole genome shotgun sequence DNA segment encodes these proteins:
- the LOC122747392 gene encoding LOW QUALITY PROTEIN: high affinity copper uptake protein 1-like (The sequence of the model RefSeq protein was modified relative to this genomic sequence to represent the inferred CDS: inserted 4 bases in 2 codons): MCKNEKIPVKRNHKHNQSITHMEENTTMMPHNHSPTTASHARGGGGGGDMMMPMTFYFGYKNVEVLFSGLVINIPGEMAGAFVAIFLLAMFYEGLKIAQESLLHKSQVSIHYNSMPVPXNRTILMEXHKIVGQQMLSLPHFLQTVLHVIEVVISYFLMLIFMTYNTYLCIAVAAGAGTGYFLFSWKKAVVVDITEHCH; the protein is encoded by the exons CAAGAGGAACCACAAACACAATCAGAGCATTACCCATATGGAAGAAAATACCACTATGATGCCCCACAATCATTCACCTACTACAGCTTCTCATGCTcgtggtgggggaggaggaggagacatgaTGATGCCTATGACATTCTATTTTGGATATAAGAATGTGGAAGTGCTTTTTTCTGGATTAGTGATCAATATACCTGGGGAAATGGCTGGGGCATTTGTGGCTATCTTTTTGTTAGCCATGTTTTATGAAGGACTCAAGATAGCCCAGGAGAGCTTGCTGCATAAGTCCCAGGTCAGCATTCATTACAACTCCATGCCAGTCCC AAATAGAACCATCCTTATGGA ACACAAAATTGTTGGGCAACAGATGCTGAGTTTACCTCACTTTCTGCAGACAGTGCTGCATGTCATCGAGGTGGTCATCAGCTATTTCCTTATGCTTATCTTTATGACCTACAACACATACCTCTGCATTGCAGTGGCAGCAGGAGCTGGAACAGGCTACTTTCTCTTCAGCTGGAAGAAGGCAGTAGTAGTGGACATAACAGAGCACTGCCATTAA